Proteins encoded by one window of Thermobaculum terrenum ATCC BAA-798:
- a CDS encoding M16 family metallopeptidase, with protein sequence MSVRSNELLGVEKLPNGLTVVGQRMPGVESVAICFHVRTGSRDEPQDIAGVSHFLEHMMFKGTTRRSAVDISREFEEMGAEFNAFTWVESTVYYARVLGDQLPRAVDLLADMMRPALDEKEFETEKGVIIEEIARSEDQPAHELIHQLFANFFESHPLGNSVLGTQDTIRNMPVHRMREYHQRRYGANNIIFGIAGNFDWDKLLPMLEEVTRGWEPSEEGHQKVEFKPTPKVRVDLKPQFQQEHIAIASSAPKQDEDDTWAAELVASVLGDSTGSRLFWEVTQKGLVDSIETEYYGFDDAGLYLTYFSTSPDRAEEVLRVVRQEMQKLQQDGVDQDELDRAKVKAVADIVIGGEASHRRMFELASLYVAKSKAMSVDEIVDSIESVSQEDIRRVLERYPFTETFTVQAAGPLSDLNVS encoded by the coding sequence ATGTCAGTAAGGTCTAATGAGCTGCTAGGAGTCGAGAAACTTCCCAATGGTCTGACGGTTGTAGGGCAGAGGATGCCCGGAGTGGAATCCGTAGCCATATGTTTCCACGTGCGTACAGGGTCTCGAGATGAGCCCCAAGACATAGCTGGTGTTTCCCACTTTCTAGAGCACATGATGTTTAAAGGCACTACAAGAAGGTCAGCGGTCGATATCTCCAGAGAGTTCGAGGAGATGGGAGCTGAATTCAATGCTTTTACCTGGGTAGAGAGCACTGTGTACTATGCTAGAGTGCTTGGTGATCAGCTCCCTAGGGCTGTGGACCTGCTGGCCGATATGATGCGTCCTGCTCTTGACGAGAAAGAGTTCGAAACAGAGAAAGGCGTGATCATAGAGGAGATAGCGCGCTCTGAGGATCAGCCAGCACATGAGCTTATACACCAGCTTTTCGCTAACTTCTTCGAATCTCATCCTTTAGGTAACAGTGTTTTGGGAACTCAGGATACCATTCGCAACATGCCCGTACACAGGATGCGTGAGTACCATCAAAGAAGATATGGGGCTAACAACATCATCTTTGGTATAGCAGGCAACTTTGATTGGGACAAACTGCTCCCAATGTTGGAAGAGGTTACGCGTGGATGGGAACCTTCTGAGGAGGGGCATCAGAAGGTGGAGTTCAAACCAACTCCAAAAGTGAGGGTTGATCTCAAGCCTCAGTTTCAGCAGGAACATATAGCTATAGCTTCGAGTGCGCCTAAGCAGGATGAGGATGATACTTGGGCAGCTGAACTCGTAGCCTCTGTACTAGGGGATTCAACTGGGTCTCGTCTCTTCTGGGAAGTCACACAGAAAGGACTGGTCGATTCAATCGAGACTGAGTATTACGGTTTTGATGACGCGGGACTTTACCTTACATACTTCAGTACTTCTCCTGATAGGGCTGAGGAGGTCCTTAGAGTAGTTAGGCAGGAGATGCAGAAGCTACAGCAAGACGGTGTAGATCAGGATGAGCTAGATCGGGCGAAGGTGAAGGCCGTCGCGGATATCGTGATTGGTGGGGAGGCTTCTCACCGCAGGATGTTTGAGCTGGCGAGCTTGTACGTGGCCAAGAGCAAGGCTATGTCCGTTGACGAGATCGTTGATAGTATCGAAAGTGTATCCCAGGAGGATATACGTCGAGTACTTGAACGATATCCCTTTACTGAGACCTTTACGGTACAAGCTGCTGGTCCCCTTTCTGATCTGAACGTTTCGTAG
- a CDS encoding type 1 glutamine amidotransferase domain-containing protein produces the protein MAGKLEGKKIAFLATDGVEQVELTEPWKAVTQEGAEAHLISIKSGEIQGVNGMDKADTFKVDKTVDQVSASEYDALVLPGGVANPDKLRMNQDAVRLVREFVESGKPVAAICHGPWTLVEADVVRGRTLTSYPSLKTDIKNAGGNWVDQEVVVDQGIITSRNPNDLPAFCAKLIEEVQEGIHEARAQSAGEFTTPQM, from the coding sequence ATGGCTGGCAAACTCGAAGGGAAGAAGATTGCATTTCTTGCTACTGATGGTGTCGAGCAAGTAGAGCTGACTGAACCCTGGAAGGCTGTTACCCAAGAGGGCGCAGAGGCTCATCTTATATCTATCAAGTCGGGCGAAATCCAGGGTGTCAACGGTATGGATAAGGCCGATACATTCAAGGTAGATAAAACTGTGGATCAGGTCTCAGCTAGCGAATACGATGCTCTCGTGCTGCCGGGTGGGGTGGCAAATCCCGATAAACTTCGCATGAACCAGGATGCTGTAAGGCTTGTGCGGGAGTTCGTAGAATCCGGAAAGCCTGTAGCAGCTATATGCCATGGTCCTTGGACCCTAGTTGAGGCCGATGTAGTTCGTGGAAGGACGCTCACGTCTTATCCTAGCTTGAAGACCGATATAAAGAACGCTGGTGGTAATTGGGTTGACCAAGAAGTGGTTGTCGATCAGGGTATTATTACCAGCCGGAATCCTAATGACCTACCGGCCTTCTGCGCCAAGCTCATAGAAGAAGTGCAGGAAGGTATACACGAGGCTAGAGCACAGTCAGCTGGCGAGTTCACTACTCCTCAGATGTAA
- the metG gene encoding methionine--tRNA ligase yields MDGGVEVSGSRYYITTAIPYVNAKPHIGFALELVQTDVLARYHRLIGDDTRFLTGTDDNALKNVQAAEAEGISTKELVDRNAELFKALREPLAVSFDDFIRTSGEKRHIDGVQKLWRACQRSGDIYKRVYKGLYCVGCEQFYSEEELVNGLCPEHLTRPELVEEENYFFRLSKYTDRLISIIESGELRILPETRRNEVLSFIRRGLEDFSISRASSRARGWGIPVPDDPDQVMYVWFDALGNYITALDYAYDGELYRRYWLENPHRTHVIGKGILRFHAVYWPAMLLSAGEPLPTTIYVHEYLTINGQKISKSLGNVIDPISIVERFGTDALRYWFVREVSRTEDTDFTWDRLVTRYNADLANDLGNLLNRTVSMIRRYREGKVPSPSDSTDLEQDLRQIAEGIPEKIYKYLDEFDLRAAITAIWDLVTRANRYVEESAPWLLARQEKNGDGAASSRLDTVLYSLAESLRVIAVHLSPFLPLTSSKILEQLGIGADSQTKWPDVAAWGGLQPGTLVGEPKPIFPRVELTTSEIS; encoded by the coding sequence ATGGATGGAGGTGTTGAGGTGAGCGGTTCTCGGTATTACATTACAACGGCTATACCGTACGTAAACGCCAAGCCTCATATCGGATTTGCTCTTGAACTGGTACAGACCGACGTTCTTGCTAGATACCACAGGTTGATAGGGGATGACACGCGCTTTCTTACAGGTACTGATGACAACGCCCTCAAGAATGTACAGGCTGCGGAGGCAGAGGGGATTTCTACTAAGGAGTTAGTTGACCGCAATGCGGAGTTGTTTAAGGCGCTAAGAGAACCCCTGGCTGTGTCCTTCGATGACTTCATAAGGACGTCTGGTGAAAAGAGACATATAGATGGAGTGCAGAAGCTGTGGCGTGCGTGTCAGCGATCAGGGGATATATACAAGAGGGTTTATAAAGGACTATATTGTGTTGGTTGTGAGCAGTTCTACTCGGAAGAGGAGCTGGTCAACGGCTTGTGCCCGGAACACCTCACGCGTCCAGAACTGGTTGAGGAAGAGAACTATTTCTTCCGTCTTTCAAAATACACCGATCGCCTTATATCAATAATTGAGTCTGGCGAATTGCGTATTCTGCCCGAGACGAGACGTAATGAGGTGCTTAGCTTTATTAGACGCGGGCTCGAGGACTTCAGTATATCTAGAGCTAGTAGCAGAGCCAGAGGGTGGGGTATACCGGTGCCGGATGATCCAGATCAGGTAATGTATGTCTGGTTCGATGCTCTTGGCAACTATATCACCGCACTAGATTATGCCTACGATGGAGAGCTTTATCGGAGATACTGGCTCGAGAATCCACATAGAACTCATGTGATAGGCAAGGGCATACTTCGATTCCACGCTGTCTATTGGCCTGCTATGCTGCTCTCGGCGGGTGAACCCCTGCCCACTACGATCTATGTGCATGAATATCTCACCATTAACGGTCAGAAGATTAGCAAATCTCTTGGAAACGTCATAGATCCTATTAGTATCGTTGAAAGATTCGGTACCGATGCTCTGCGCTATTGGTTCGTGAGGGAAGTGTCTCGAACGGAAGACACGGATTTCACTTGGGATCGACTAGTAACGCGTTATAACGCCGATTTAGCTAATGACCTAGGCAACCTCCTTAACAGAACAGTTAGCATGATCAGGCGATATAGGGAGGGTAAGGTGCCATCTCCATCCGACAGCACCGATCTAGAGCAAGATCTCAGGCAGATAGCTGAGGGCATCCCTGAAAAGATTTATAAGTATCTGGACGAATTTGACCTAAGGGCAGCCATAACTGCCATATGGGACTTGGTGACTAGAGCTAATAGGTATGTAGAGGAGAGCGCGCCCTGGCTACTTGCTCGGCAGGAGAAGAATGGTGACGGTGCGGCTTCATCGCGTCTAGATACTGTGCTCTATTCTTTGGCTGAAAGCTTGAGAGTGATAGCTGTGCATCTGTCTCCGTTTCTACCTTTGACTTCAAGTAAGATCCTTGAGCAGCTAGGCATCGGGGCAGATTCTCAAACTAAGTGGCCTGATGTAGCTGCCTGGGGAGGACTGCAACCCGGTACTCTTGTTGGAGAGCCCAAGCCCATATTCCCGAGAGTTGAATTGACTACTTCAGAGATTTCCTAG
- a CDS encoding GNAT family N-acetyltransferase produces the protein MKIRRMMQEDIPSVRHVAEVTWHHTYKNIIPEHIRTEFLATAYSDKSLNYRMRNNVLLVVEDAGHLVGFAEFTPLQDSSEVELSAIYILPSHQGKGIGTQLLQEGIKNFPDAKVIKLRVESRNAPAKSFYLAKGFLPTREYTILIHGYSCEITEMEKHL, from the coding sequence TTGAAAATCCGCAGGATGATGCAAGAAGATATACCCTCGGTAAGGCATGTAGCAGAAGTTACCTGGCACCATACCTACAAGAACATAATCCCGGAGCATATAAGGACCGAGTTTCTGGCTACGGCTTATTCGGATAAGTCGCTGAATTATAGGATGAGGAATAATGTCCTGCTCGTTGTGGAGGATGCAGGCCACTTAGTAGGTTTTGCTGAGTTTACACCTCTTCAGGACTCTTCCGAAGTGGAGCTATCTGCGATATATATTCTTCCCAGCCACCAGGGTAAAGGTATAGGCACTCAGCTTCTTCAAGAAGGGATCAAGAATTTCCCAGATGCCAAGGTGATCAAGCTCAGGGTGGAAAGCAGAAATGCTCCCGCTAAAAGCTTCTACCTAGCCAAAGGCTTTTTACCTACGCGCGAATATACCATACTGATTCATGGTTATAGCTGTGAGATTACTGAGATGGAAAAGCATTTGTGA
- a CDS encoding O-methyltransferase produces the protein MDIKDYFASEPNTPEVLSKILVETDQLGFTMGSDVVTGSLLRALVASKPGGRFLEIGTGTGIATSWLLQGMDQDSILITLEKEDKFASIARKYLGNDPRVTFHLVDAGTWLEQNQHEEFDLIFADSWPGKYSHLNEALSILKLGGIYVIDDMLPQPNWPEGHEASVRWLLNELASRSDLVIAKLACSTGLVLATKVTQ, from the coding sequence GTGGATATCAAAGATTACTTTGCATCAGAGCCCAATACACCAGAGGTACTATCCAAGATACTGGTAGAAACTGACCAGCTTGGGTTTACCATGGGTTCGGATGTCGTAACGGGCTCGCTACTACGTGCACTAGTTGCTTCAAAGCCGGGAGGTAGATTCCTTGAGATTGGTACTGGAACTGGAATTGCTACCTCCTGGCTACTACAAGGCATGGATCAAGATTCTATCTTGATAACTTTAGAGAAAGAGGATAAATTCGCCTCCATAGCTCGTAAGTATCTTGGGAACGATCCCAGAGTCACATTCCACTTAGTAGATGCAGGAACCTGGCTAGAGCAAAACCAGCACGAAGAGTTTGACCTAATATTTGCTGACTCCTGGCCAGGTAAATACAGCCACTTAAACGAGGCTTTAAGCATACTCAAGCTCGGAGGCATCTACGTAATAGATGACATGCTGCCTCAACCTAACTGGCCGGAAGGGCATGAGGCAAGCGTCAGATGGTTGCTAAATGAGCTTGCAAGCAGGAGCGATCTTGTTATTGCAAAGCTAGCCTGCTCTACAGGTCTGGTATTGGCAACCAAAGTTACCCAATAA
- a CDS encoding phosphotransferase, whose product MKFRPKDLDHEDLTLFISLIYGLSVVNIEFLPKGEDSWCYKVVTATESFLLQLRRIAEDTALCKFVEHVRMLHDSGFKSAVVPVETLDGCPLAQYGSYCVLLYPFIGNGNSLYDKMQPSTLLEEIPLDKVVEIIAELHSTKLLIPTRDIFENPFESRIGNNLRAINSSSEGGRIRSMLQELIRENIDDILDTARYTSLLGRILAKDQDDFVLTHGDPNLANFIPGDDDRIYLVDWSSISMGAPERDLSSYIDLDWPMFWNVYKSLTGRNRCLLQRFKFYSYLWILQEIADYTSRILGTDEILEQEYALDELRPYLPIPHDQINARLDFLARYAV is encoded by the coding sequence TTGAAGTTTCGACCAAAAGACCTTGATCACGAAGATCTTACGCTTTTTATTAGCCTGATCTATGGGTTGTCTGTTGTGAACATTGAATTCCTCCCAAAAGGAGAGGATTCATGGTGTTACAAAGTTGTAACCGCTACAGAGAGCTTCTTATTGCAGCTTAGAAGGATTGCTGAAGATACAGCGTTGTGTAAGTTCGTTGAACATGTTCGAATGTTGCATGACTCAGGGTTCAAATCAGCTGTTGTTCCTGTTGAGACTCTTGATGGTTGCCCACTGGCCCAATATGGATCCTATTGTGTTCTGCTTTATCCATTTATTGGGAACGGCAATAGTTTGTACGATAAAATGCAGCCATCTACTTTGTTGGAAGAAATCCCTCTAGACAAGGTTGTTGAAATAATTGCTGAGCTGCACTCAACTAAGCTCTTGATCCCAACGCGAGACATATTTGAAAACCCCTTTGAGTCAAGGATAGGGAATAACCTTAGGGCCATCAACAGTAGCTCTGAGGGTGGTCGAATTCGGAGTATGCTCCAAGAGCTTATAAGAGAGAATATTGACGACATTTTAGATACAGCACGCTATACAAGCCTTCTGGGAAGAATTCTCGCCAAAGACCAAGATGATTTTGTGCTAACCCATGGCGATCCTAATCTAGCCAACTTTATCCCTGGGGATGACGATCGCATATATCTGGTTGACTGGAGCAGCATCTCTATGGGTGCCCCAGAAAGAGATCTGTCATCTTATATCGATCTAGATTGGCCGATGTTCTGGAATGTGTACAAGTCTCTAACTGGAAGGAATAGGTGCTTGCTGCAGAGATTCAAGTTTTACAGCTACCTTTGGATTTTGCAAGAGATAGCTGATTATACCTCGCGCATTCTAGGAACTGATGAGATTCTCGAACAGGAGTATGCCTTGGATGAACTTCGGCCTTACCTACCCATACCTCATGATCAGATCAATGCTAGACTTGACTTCTTAGCACGATATGCGGTGTAG
- a CDS encoding glycoside hydrolase family 3 C-terminal domain-containing protein, with product MTRDIKSLIAQMTLEEKASLCSGLGFWDTKPIERLGIPSIVMTDGPHGLRKQVPGSQNFFDSVPATCFPTAATIACSWDRSLVREIGIALGEECQAEGVSVILGPGVNIKRSPLCGRNFEYFSEDPFLSTELAASYIEGVQSQGVGTSIKHFAANNQEHRRMSVNAIVDERTLREIYLASFEGAVKKSKPWTVMCAYNRLNGDYCSENHYLLTKVLREDWGYEGLVVSDWGAVNERVKGLEAGLDLEMPGNGGVGDRKIIEAVCSGELSEEVLDRAVERILKLIFQAVDNRKENFRYDADAHHQLARKAARESMVLLKNDNSILPLRKEGTIAVIGAFAKHPRFQGGGSSHVNPTRIDIPYDEIQKAVGDSARLLYSDGYQLGSDEVNQSLIEEARQIASQANVALIFAGLPENYESEGYDRVHMSMPRSHLELIQAVSESQPNTVVLLCNGAPVEMPWLHDVPAVLECYLGGQAVGSAIADLLFGEASPCGKLAETFPQKLSDNPSYLNFPGEDDKVEYREGIFVGYRYYDTKEIEPLFPFGHGLSYTTFEYSDLSVDKKSIKDNEVVNVQVTVKNTGKFAGKEIVQLYVSDLASSVRRPEKELKGFEKVELQPGEEKTVNFTLDKRAFAYYNVDLSDWYVETGEFEICVGRSSRDIVLTEIIHVDSTQVIPKRYHRNSLIGDLQEDPKAAALFNQMMQQGLANTPFASSGEFNSEMIMALLRYMPLRALVNFSGGAFSEDDLNNLLDQLNSAS from the coding sequence TTGACCAGAGATATCAAGTCTTTGATCGCTCAGATGACCCTGGAGGAAAAGGCAAGCCTATGCTCAGGACTAGGCTTCTGGGATACCAAACCCATAGAGAGACTAGGAATACCTTCTATAGTCATGACTGATGGCCCTCATGGACTACGAAAGCAAGTCCCCGGGAGCCAAAACTTCTTCGACAGCGTGCCTGCCACTTGTTTCCCAACAGCAGCTACTATAGCCTGCTCCTGGGACAGATCTTTAGTAAGAGAGATTGGCATCGCCCTGGGAGAGGAATGCCAAGCTGAAGGTGTATCTGTGATTTTGGGGCCTGGAGTAAATATAAAGCGTTCTCCTCTATGCGGACGCAACTTCGAATACTTCTCAGAGGACCCATTTCTTTCTACGGAATTAGCAGCCAGCTATATAGAAGGCGTACAAAGCCAAGGGGTTGGCACGTCCATCAAGCACTTTGCCGCTAACAATCAGGAACACCGCAGGATGTCGGTCAACGCAATAGTTGACGAAAGGACCTTACGAGAGATCTACCTGGCGAGCTTCGAAGGAGCAGTAAAGAAATCCAAGCCCTGGACGGTAATGTGCGCCTATAACAGGTTGAACGGCGATTATTGTTCTGAGAACCACTACCTGCTCACGAAGGTTTTGCGAGAAGACTGGGGATATGAAGGATTAGTAGTTTCTGACTGGGGAGCAGTCAACGAGAGGGTAAAGGGACTCGAGGCTGGCCTAGATCTGGAGATGCCCGGTAACGGCGGCGTTGGAGATCGCAAGATCATTGAAGCAGTTTGCTCTGGAGAGCTATCAGAAGAGGTTTTGGATAGAGCAGTTGAGCGTATCCTGAAACTAATCTTCCAAGCCGTTGACAATAGAAAGGAGAACTTCCGGTACGACGCTGACGCTCACCATCAACTAGCAAGAAAGGCTGCCAGGGAAAGCATGGTTCTCCTCAAGAACGATAACTCTATCTTACCCCTTCGGAAAGAAGGAACTATAGCAGTTATAGGAGCATTCGCCAAACATCCCAGATTCCAAGGAGGAGGCAGTTCACACGTCAACCCCACTCGGATCGACATACCCTATGATGAGATCCAAAAGGCAGTAGGTGATTCCGCCAGGCTACTCTATTCAGATGGTTACCAACTGGGAAGCGACGAAGTAAACCAGTCCTTAATCGAAGAAGCCAGGCAAATTGCCTCTCAGGCGAACGTAGCACTAATATTCGCAGGACTACCTGAGAATTATGAGTCCGAAGGTTATGATAGGGTCCATATGTCGATGCCTAGGAGTCACCTGGAGCTTATTCAAGCAGTCAGCGAATCTCAGCCAAATACTGTGGTGCTGCTATGCAATGGTGCACCCGTAGAGATGCCTTGGCTGCATGATGTACCCGCTGTGCTAGAGTGCTACCTGGGAGGGCAGGCTGTTGGTAGCGCTATAGCTGATCTGTTATTTGGGGAGGCTAGCCCGTGCGGCAAACTCGCTGAGACGTTCCCACAAAAGCTAAGTGACAATCCTTCATACCTCAACTTCCCAGGCGAAGACGACAAAGTAGAGTACCGCGAAGGTATATTCGTTGGATACAGATACTACGACACAAAGGAAATCGAGCCTTTGTTCCCATTCGGTCATGGTCTGAGTTATACCACGTTTGAGTATAGTGATCTATCCGTAGACAAGAAGAGCATTAAAGATAACGAGGTCGTTAACGTACAAGTAACTGTTAAGAACACTGGCAAATTCGCCGGGAAAGAAATAGTACAGCTCTATGTAAGCGATCTAGCTTCAAGCGTTAGAAGGCCAGAAAAAGAGCTCAAAGGCTTTGAGAAGGTAGAGCTACAGCCTGGAGAAGAGAAAACAGTCAATTTCACGTTGGACAAAAGGGCTTTTGCATACTACAACGTGGACCTTAGCGATTGGTACGTGGAGACAGGGGAATTTGAGATCTGCGTAGGGAGATCCTCTAGAGATATTGTCCTTACCGAGATCATCCACGTCGACTCCACACAGGTAATACCAAAGAGGTACCATCGCAACTCATTGATAGGGGATCTGCAGGAGGATCCTAAAGCCGCTGCTCTCTTCAACCAAATGATGCAGCAGGGATTGGCGAACACACCGTTCGCTTCATCAGGAGAGTTCAACAGCGAAATGATAATGGCCCTTCTAAGGTATATGCCGCTTAGAGCACTTGTGAACTTCAGTGGTGGAGCCTTCAGCGAAGATGATCTTAATAACTTATTAGACCAGCTCAACTCAGCTAGTTAA
- a CDS encoding M16 family metallopeptidase — protein MPEQYKDVLPNGLTVLGERLEGVRSLALGFIVGAGSSYDPDDKSGLAHFTETMLLEGTTNRTSRQISDSLDSLGVSYGTSLDAETIGLSGVMVSSRLEPALEIFADILQNPSFPEDEMEQTRSSILQELRREEDEPMVKVRDLLRRVYYEGHPYSKRPTGEPDVISSLSSADLREYHASYFNPANTVCAAAGDLDWDLFRSLVEKFLGGWKPGTKAPEIGPPHPRPQLYVENQQTQQEHIAGAAPSVPFGHDDYYAAIIAAEILGGGMSSRLFVEVREKRGLVYSVGASYSPGRYQGSWRIYAGTTPERASQTYSVLMEELHKLDSEGVSEEEFRRFQALTRSHVLMAGESTSARLRSLLTSWWYEGRIKPLSYIRERIDAVTVDQVNKVVREWPLSSNLVLCALGPSTKESLVGENVSKV, from the coding sequence ATGCCCGAGCAATATAAGGATGTTTTGCCTAATGGCTTGACTGTTCTTGGAGAAAGACTCGAGGGTGTTAGATCTCTGGCTCTAGGCTTTATAGTTGGAGCTGGGAGTTCTTATGATCCTGATGATAAAAGTGGGCTCGCCCATTTCACCGAAACTATGCTCCTAGAAGGTACCACCAACAGGACTTCTCGCCAGATAAGCGATTCACTTGACTCCTTGGGAGTGAGCTACGGTACTTCCTTGGATGCCGAAACTATAGGGCTCTCGGGAGTGATGGTTAGCTCCAGACTAGAACCTGCACTGGAGATATTTGCAGACATACTTCAGAACCCAAGCTTCCCAGAAGATGAAATGGAGCAGACCCGATCTTCCATATTGCAGGAGCTTCGGCGCGAAGAGGATGAACCTATGGTAAAGGTTCGGGATCTGCTACGGAGGGTCTACTACGAGGGACATCCCTATTCTAAGAGGCCAACAGGGGAGCCGGATGTTATCAGTTCCCTTTCTTCTGCTGACTTGAGGGAATATCATGCATCTTACTTCAATCCTGCCAATACAGTCTGTGCAGCAGCTGGGGACCTAGATTGGGATCTGTTCAGATCTCTGGTAGAGAAGTTTCTTGGAGGTTGGAAACCTGGGACCAAGGCTCCCGAGATAGGGCCACCTCACCCTCGTCCACAATTGTATGTGGAAAATCAGCAGACTCAGCAAGAACATATCGCTGGTGCGGCGCCGAGTGTTCCATTCGGACATGACGATTATTACGCTGCTATTATTGCTGCCGAAATCTTGGGTGGAGGCATGAGTAGCAGACTTTTTGTAGAGGTGCGTGAGAAAAGAGGTCTGGTATATTCGGTGGGCGCATCTTATTCTCCCGGTAGGTATCAAGGTTCATGGAGAATATATGCAGGGACTACTCCTGAAAGGGCTTCTCAGACTTATAGCGTGTTGATGGAGGAGCTGCACAAGTTAGACTCCGAGGGTGTGTCCGAGGAGGAGTTTAGAAGGTTCCAAGCGCTAACTCGAAGCCATGTGCTTATGGCCGGCGAAAGCACGAGTGCGAGGCTTAGATCTCTCTTGACCTCATGGTGGTATGAGGGCAGGATAAAGCCACTTTCCTACATACGTGAGAGGATAGATGCTGTCACTGTTGATCAGGTGAACAAGGTTGTTAGGGAATGGCCTTTGAGCTCCAATTTGGTGTTGTGTGCTCTAGGCCCAAGTACAAAAGAAAGCTTGGTGGGTGAAAATGTCAGTAAGGTCTAA